Proteins co-encoded in one Papaver somniferum cultivar HN1 chromosome 5, ASM357369v1, whole genome shotgun sequence genomic window:
- the LOC113281736 gene encoding probable WRKY transcription factor 3 translates to MAEKNRVIIASGTTRPTITLPPRSTLENLFAGNNGGNGSGTSPGPMTLVANFFSTDNDPAQSFSQLLAGAMGSPVSAWKQQNPFFAEDMGHFDPHGGSGGVRDSRIKQNHSLNLMIAQPPMFTVPVGLSPTSLFDSPRMFLPNQSTIGISHQQALAQVTAQAVHSQSIMHSQAEYPTSLSAYSTATLALHQPYTSNSTATQFIQPFTSNSKRMTEYSEPHHSDTRFQHLPPAVDKPADDGYNWRKYGQKQVKGSEYPRSYYKCTSTNCPVKKKVERSLDGHVTEIIYTGKHNHQKPKTSRRAKEVANSEGNMSFMRSEYGDLSKSYDHESSQATHEQLSGLSEDGENGDGVEMRSDEEDDDVPEPKRQNTGSRVSEPSSSHKIGSRIIVQTTSEVDLLDDGFRWRKYGQKVVKGNPHPRSYYKCTTSGCNVRKHVERASADPKAVITTYEGKHNHDVPAPKNSSHNTTNSHMGQLEQPYALAEQLKKEEHTN, encoded by the exons ATGGCAGAGAAGAACAGAGTAATAATAGCATCAGGAACAACACGTCCAACAATTACCTTACCACCACGTTCAACACTAGAGAATCTCTTTGCTGGTAATAATGGAGGAAATGGAAGTGGAACAAGTCCTGGTCCTATGACACTTGTTGCAAATTTCTTTTCTACAGATAATGATCCAGCACAATCATTTTCACAACTGCTTGCAGGTGCTATGGGTTCACCTGTTTCTGCTTGGAAACAACAAAATCCATTCTTTGCTGAAGATATGGGTCATTTCGATCCACATGGAGGAAGTGGTGGTGTTAGAGATTCTAGAATTAAACAAAATCATTCGTTGAATTTAATGATTGCTCAACCTCCTATGTTTACTGTTCCTGTTGGGTTAAGTCCAACTAGCTTGTTTGATTCTCCTAGAATGTTTCTTCCTAATCAG AGTACCATCGGGATCTCCCACCAACAAGCGCTAGCGCAAGTTACAGCTCAAGCTGTTCATTCCCAGTCTATTATGCACAGCCAAGCTGAGTATCCGACTTCTCTATCAGCATATTCAACAGCTACATTAGCACTACATCAACCTTATACTTCAAATTCTACTGCAACCCAATTCATTCAGCCCTTTACATCCAACTCTAAAAGAATGACAGAATATTCAGAGCCCCATCACTCTGACACTAGATTTCAACATCTTCCCCCTGCTGTTGATAAGCCAGCCGATGATGGCTACAACTGGCGGAAATATGGGCAGAAGCAAGTGAAAGGCAGTGAATATCCTAGAAGCTACTACAAGTGTACCAGTACAAATTGTCCTGTAAAGAAAAAGGTGGAGCGCTCTCTCGATGGGCATGTCACTGAGATTATCTATACAGGGAAGCACAACCATCAAAAACCGAAAACTAGTAGGCGTGCAAAAGAAGTTGCAAATTCTGAAGGGAATATGAGTTTCATGCGGTCCGAGTATGGGGATTTATCCAAATCATATGATCATGAATCTTCACAAGCAACACATGAACAGTTATCTGGATTGAGTGAAGATGGGGAAAATGGTGATGGAGTTGAAATGAGATCtgacgaggaagatgatgatgtacCTGAGCCAAAAAGACA AAACACCGGATCTAGGGTATCGGAACCGTCATCATCACATAAGATAGGGTCAAGGATTATTGTGCAGACAACAAGTGAAGTTGATCTTTTGGacgatggctttaggtggcgcaAGTACGGGCAAAAAGTGGTCAAAGGAAATCCTCATCCAAG GAGCTACTACAAATGCACAACTTCTGGGTGTAATGTGCGCAAGCATGTTGAAAGAGCTTCAGCAGACCCTAAAGCTGTCATTACAACATATGAGGGGAAACATAATCATGATGTGCCAGCACCTAAAAACAGTAGCCATAACACAACAAACAGTCATATGGGGCAGTTAGAACAACCATATGCCTTAGCAGAACAGTTAAAAAAAGAAGAGCATACCAATTAG
- the LOC113279126 gene encoding probable cysteine protease RD21B — MYLGTKIDQEKRLDNPKSYRYVVKLGDKLPEHVDWREKGSCWAFSTIAAVEGVNKIATGELISLSEQELVDCDTSYNQGCNGGLMDYGFQFIIKNGGINTEDDYPYKAKDNKCDVNRLVISWKNSHVVIIDGFEDVPVNDEKALQKDVANHVVSVAIEAGGRAFQLYKSIIYGSNMMSARSCLPICPTE, encoded by the exons ATGTATTTGGGTACTAAGATTGATCAAGAGAAGAGACTTGATAACCCTAAATCATATCGGTATGTTGTTAAGCTTGGGGATAAGCTTCCTGAACATGTTGATTGGAGAGAAAAAG GTAGTTGCTGGGCTTTTTCGACTATTGCTGCGGTGGAAGGTGTTAACAAAATTGCTACTGGAGAATTGATCTCACTCTCCGAACAAGAGTTGGTGGACTGTGATACATCTTACAACCAGGGATGCAATGGAGGTCTCATGGATTATGGGTTCCAGTTCATCATTAAGAATGGTGGAATCAATACCGAAGATGATTACCCTTACAAGGCTAAAGATAACAAATGTGATGTCAACAGG cttgttatttCGTGGAAAAACTCTCATGTAGTGATTATTGATGGGTTCGAGGATGTGCCCGTAAATGATGAGAAGGCTTTGCAGAAAGATGTGGCAAACCATGTTGTCAGTGTTGCCATTGAAGCTGGTGGCCGAGCTTTCCAACTCTACAAATCG ATAATTTATGGTTCTAATATGATGTCTGCACGGTCATGTTTACCCATCTGCCCCACTGAATAG